The genomic DNA TTGGGCAGGAGAACAGCCTGGATGTTGGGCAGCACTCCTCCCTGAGCGATGGTGACTCCTCCGAGCAGCTTGTTGAGCTCCTCGTCGTTGCGGACAGCCAGCTGCAGGTGACGGGGGATGATACGGGTCTTCTTGTTGTCACGGGCAGCGTTACCGGCCAACTCCAGGATCTCAGCGGTCAGGTACTCGAGCACAGCCGCCAGGTAGACGGGGGCTCCGGCACCAACACGCTGGGCATAGTTTCCTTTACGCAGCAGCCTGTGAACACGACCGACTGGGAACTGGAGTCCAGCACGGGAGGAGCGAGTCTTTGCCTTTGCTCTGGCTTTTCCGCCGGTTTTGCCTCTTCCTGACATGGTGTAGGTTAATTTCTAGAGTTGATACTGAGAGAATTAAATTCTGTGCCCAGATGTCCCCCTTATATGTCCGCGCAGCGCGCTCGTTTTCCTGCCCCTCCAATCAGTAAAGAGGCTTCGAGTTTAGCAGAGGAGGGCGGCCCCGCTCGCAGCTTCACTCCGCGATT from Labrus mixtus chromosome 11, fLabMix1.1, whole genome shotgun sequence includes the following:
- the LOC132983344 gene encoding histone H2A-like, producing MSGRGKTGGKARAKAKTRSSRAGLQFPVGRVHRLLRKGNYAQRVGAGAPVYLAAVLEYLTAEILELAGNAARDNKKTRIIPRHLQLAVRNDEELNKLLGGVTIAQGGVLPNIQAVLLPKKTEKASKK